Genomic window (Ailuropoda melanoleuca isolate Jingjing chromosome 7, ASM200744v2, whole genome shotgun sequence):
CAAAACAAGACAAGAACAATCAgtgaaactggttctttgaaaaaatcagttatattgataaacctctagccggactgatcagggggaaaaaaaagtagacacaaattaccaatgtCGGTAATGAGAAAGGTAACATCATTACAAATTCTTCAGGTATTAAAAGGATAATCAGGAATGTTATGAATATCCTTATTCATTACTTCAACTTAGGCAAAGTGGAAAAATTTCTTGAAAAGCACAAATCACCAAAgttcactcaagaagaaacagataaatccCTATAGCTATGAAAGGAATTGAATTTATCATCAAAATTTTCccataaaataggggcgcctgggtggcacggcggttaagcgtctgccttcggctagggcgtgattctggcgttatgggatcgagtcccacatcaggctcctccgctatgagcctgcttcttcctctcactccccctgcttgtgttccctctctcgctggctgtctctatctctgtctctgtcacataaataaataaaatctttaaaaaaaatttttcccataaaataaattccagatccAAATGGCTTCCCCAGTGAGTTTACCaagtatttaaggaagaaataatacaatgacacacaaactcttccagaaaattaaagggaagggaatacttcccaactcattttatgaggctagcgTTCTTCTGATACCGAAACCCAACCAAGATATATAATAAAACTACAAACAAATCACTAACCAAGATGcatgtaaacattatttttttagtgggggaggggcggaatCTGAAGCAggcagacacagggctcgatctcccaacctgcggatcatgacctgagccaaaatcaagagtcagacacttggggcgcttgggtggctcagtcggttaagtgtctgccttcaggtcaggttagggtcaggtcataatcccagggtcctaggattgagctcGGCATggggctctgcccctccccccacttgcacgctgctttctcaaatatatgaataaaaatcttaaaagaaaaagttggacacttaaccaactgagccacccaggtgcccctagttgtAAGAATTCTTAACAAAAGTTTAGCCACCTAATCCAATATGTATAAAAAGGATATGCATAAtgaccaagtagaatttattctAGCAACGCAAGGTTGGcctaacatttgaaaatcaatcaatacaatTCACATGaacagagttaaaaagaaaaaaaatatataatcatctcgatagatacagaaaaggcatttgataaaatccaatgTTTGTTCCTGACAAATTCTTGGCAAAACAGAAGTGGAAGGGAACTTCTTGGCCTGATAAGGAGCATCTGGGAAGAGCCTACTGTTAGCATCGTACGTAATGGTGAAAGAATGTTAGATGAGGAGCAAAGCAAGCATGGCCACTGTCACTGCTTCTGTCTATCTCGCCGATACGCTAacgcaagaaaaagaaagaaaaggcatccagatgggcaccagttgcttaagtgtctgccttcggctcaggtcgtaatcccagggtcctgggatggagtcctgctttgggctccttgttcaatgggaagcctgcttctccctctcctccccacttctgctctctctcgctacctctcttgctatctctctctcaaataaataaaatcttttttaaaaaggcatccagattcgaaaggaagaaattaagcttcattcacagataacatgatctttgtttttgtttttgtttttgtttttgtagctgattctaaatttcatatggaaatgcaaaggacccgTAACAGCCAAAACAacctcaaagaagaaaaacaaagttggaggacgtAGTATAAAGGTACAGTATTTAGGACCACGTGATATTGGTGTCAAGATAAAGAGATCAAGTTATGCAaaacagaaagtccagaaatagatccccAGCTATatgattgatttttgacaaaggtgaaGAGGCAGTTCAGGAGAGATTCTCTGCAGGGCTCAGCTGTCTGGATTCTCAGGCTGCATTTCAGGACCCCTGTCCAGATAAAAAGGAAGTGGGCAGGATTCAGAACTTCCTGGGCTCCCTGGTCATCAAACCACCGGTTATGCCAATCCCGCTACCGTTTGTCACACCCATCATTCCTATAGAATCATCAGCTTCCTGTCAGGAGCCGGGGGTTGGGTTCTCTTCATGCATCGGAAGGAGATGGAACAGGTCCATGCGGCAGAATCACTGTGGTGTGGTGCTGTCAAGAGCACAGCTGCAGAGGCCGTGCTGGCCCCCCCTTCGCTAACCTTTACAGGAAGTGGCAGGCCGTTTACAGGGGAATCCCTTCACCTCACGCATAGCAACATCCAAAGTGCTACGTTAGCCACTCAGTCCATGCTCGGCAGCGAAAGGCTGGTGCCTGGTGCTCAGACCTCGCCAGCTGCCAGGCGTATTCTCCGAGGCCCCGCAGTGCAGAACTCCTCACTGATCAGAGGTTCCAGAAGAAGTCCCAAAGACAGCTCGTTTTCCATGGCTGACAGCCAGATCTGCAGCCACACTGAGTGCTCACTGAACATCGGGGCAGGTGCTTCTGCCAGGAGCCCATGATGAGGACATCAGCTGCTGGCCAAGGGGGAGCACTCTGGCCGCAGCCTCTGGGTCCCTCTCCTATCCCCGCCACATCTCGGGAGGAGCCATGTCCAGATTAAAAGGACTGCGGAGGCTCGAGTTTACGCCTGCCCCCAAGAATACGGTAAAGGGCCTTCTCAAAGCTCACTCTGAAGTCCCGCTGCCCTACAGCACGTCCCAGAATGCTTCCTCCTACTCCTACCTCCTCATTCATGCATAGAAATAGCCTCATTTTGTGGGAACGAGCGTTTTCCAGATAAGTGAATTTTCCAGATGAGACAAGTTTATCTCTTTAAGCActtggaattttattattttaaccagTTGGGAGGGAAGTCTTCCAAAATGAACCACACGTGGACTTCCTCACGCAGCTCTGTAATTTGCTGGCGTACTGATGACTCAACTGTGAGCAGCGGGGACTAGGCTGTAATCCCAGGAGGCCTCTGGGTCGTCAAGACCCAGGGCCTCAGACAGAAACGCCTTGAGAGTCATAGCCAGCCTTGGAAAGCAAGCAcattctgacacgtgctacacCGTGGGTGAACGTTGAGGACCTGATGTGTGGTGAAGAGAAGCAGTCCCAGGAAGACAAGTTGTGATTCCACGGATAGGAGGTCCCCAGAGTCgtcaaatccagagacagaaagtagaacggcATCCGCCGGGGCGCTGGGGAGAGGGAAGCCGCTGTTTGGTGAGTGTAGAGTTTCCGTTGTGCAAGATgacaaagttctggagacggagggtggtgatggttgcacaacgtGTATGAATGGCCCAGCACTGCGCACTCAAACATGGTTACAAAGGTCAGTTCTACCAGCATGTTCTCACAAGTCATGATAAATAATGGACCACCCACATTCCCAGCTATGGACGCTGCTGAAGCTTAGAGTGAACCCCCGAGCCAAGGGGGCCGGCGGTGGAGCCAGCACTGATGCGGGGACCACGCCTCTAAGCTCTTCGGGATCATTTCCAACAGGCGAGGTGGTGGGGAACGTTCACTGAGCCTTAAGCACCTGGTGGGCAGAGGCCGAGCCCACACAGAGCTGGGTTGGCCCAGACCGTCCGCTCGGGCCCGGCTGGAGTGAAGCAGGCACCCCCAAGGAACGCTTGGTGCGTGAACCGCCCCCTCTGTAGGGCAGCCCTTCTCTTGCCtcgtccccacccccacaccgTCTCCCTTACGTGCCTGAGTGGGGATTGGACCAAGGCTGGCCAAAGTGCTCCTTGATCCCTCGGCACATCCAGCATGgggcagaaaaaaatcatttttacatcCAGTTGCAAGGTCAGTAACAGCTAACACCTGTGGCCCTGGGCTAAGGGCCGTGCTTGCCCATCCTGAGTCCTCCTTCCCTGCCAGAGGAGCACCACAGCCCCGTCttgcagatgagaagactgagtcTCAGGGGCTTACCAGCATTAATAGGTCAAATTTCCTTCatacctgctgtgtgcccaggaGCCAGCCATCCTCTGGGTCCCCCCTTCCTACCCTCCAGGCCAGCCGGCCCCCTGCAGActctttctcctgctcccacAGACCATAAGCTCCAAAGCGCTGCTTCTCCAACACCTAGCAAAGGGCCTCACACACAGGAGATGGTCAGAAGTACACCTGTCGAAAAGGAGGTGCCAATGCACGCTACGACACAGGGGAACCCTGAAAACACTGTACTGAGGGGAAGGAGCCAGGCACAGCCACCCACATGGTATGACTCCATTCACATGAAACGTCCCGAGTAGGGACATGGACGGAGACAGAAGGGAGATCGGCGGTGGCTTGGGCTGGGGCGTCGGGGACGATGGTACCTAACAGGTGCAGGGTTTCCCCGTGAGGTGATGCAAACATTCTAAAATTGACTGGGGTCCTGGCTGCACAGCTCTGCATATACACTAAATGCCAATGGGGGGTGCACTTTAAACGGGTGAGCTGTTTGATCTGTGAACTCTAGCTCGATACAGCCGTGGAAACAACACTGAAGTCCTCTtgtctggctggctggctggctggcaccCAGTCTGCATTCGATGAGGGTCTCAGGTTCCTGAATAACCAAGGCCTGTTGTCTGGATGTTGCCATATTGAAGGAGGGGCATCGCTGGTCTCTTGTGGAAGCCCCGATTCGGTATGGTCATCCTCAGGCAGCCCCGCGGGCAGGGTTCACAGCTGCAGCGCGTTGCTGGGCCTGGACAGGAGGGCGAGCTAGGCGTGCGTGTCCCAGCTTGCCAACCAGGAAACTCAGGCATGCGAGGTCAGGCAACCAGCCGACCTCACTCAGCAAGACAAGTGGCAGCCAAGAATAGCGCAGGCTTTCTAAGTGCGTCTCACTTGCCGTGAATACCCAGCGCCGCCTCCTGTCATCTGATTAAAAGGGGACCATAAACTATGAAGCAGGGCAGTGGCACTTAAAGCTAAATTGGGCTCAGGCCGGTAGACGAACAAATCCCATTTCTGCCTTCCAGTCCGCAAGGCCTAGTGGGGAAGGCCCTGCCTGGACCCACGTCAGCGGCATATGTTGGCCTCTCTGGACACAAGCGCAGAGACGGAGCTCATCCGCTCAGATGCGTTTTCTTGCATTTAATACTTTTCATCTTCCCTTGTCAGCAGGCCTGCCGATGAGTCACGTTCAGCCCCACGCTCAGGGCCTTCTGCGTGGCAGTCCGCAGAAGAGCGGGGACAGGCAGTCTGGTAGAACTGCAGTGTGAAGAGGCCGGGAGTGGTGTAGCCAAAAAAGCAGTGACCCAGCAAGGTCAACAGGCGGCTGTTTGAAACCTGCCCAGCTCTGCAACTTCCCAGCTGAGTGACCGCTAGCAAGTCTCGTGGCCCCTTCTCAGGGCCACTTTCTTCGCCTGTACTCGCATGCACTCAGCGGTGGCAGGAAGGGCCCTCCAGCACTGGAGCGCTCACTCTGCGTGTGCGTCTTTGCAGGACTTAGTTGTGGCTGATGTGGGTGGGTCCGTTTGGATGGTGTGCGTGCACAGTAACCTGCTGCTTCCTCCAATATTTGCCTTAATCCGATGCCTGGACCCCAGCCAGGTGGGAAACAGTGTCTGTGGGGCCAACCGGGCCGGACAGATGATGACCAAGAGAGAAATCAAGCCAGAGGTGAGAAAGAACATGTGGGCTGATAGAAATGTCCCGGGGCCTGAGAGCGCCTCCAGCCATGGCCTCTCTGCAGTTCCCACTGAGCTGGATCCCTCTTGGCTCAACAACGGGGCTTTCCTCTGTGGCCTCAAGACCTGACCAACAGTGAGCCCGAGTCCAGAGGCTGGACTCTCCCCAGAAGTGACCAGAGGTGACAGGCAGGCTGTGTGTGGGGTCACGGcgtgcctgcttctctctggcaTCATGGGGCAGGCGAGCCTGGCCTGGCCCTGAGAGCCAGCTCTCCCAGGCCCCGCTCTGGCCGGGGAACTTGCGACAGCTGGCTCGAGTCTGGTGTCTCTGTCTCATCCCAGTCTGGGACTTCTAAATTTAACCTGCTATCAGTCTGAGAGGCGGGAGGGCTTCCACTCTGACTAAATGCCACTGGGAATCCTCTTCACTCACGGCCACCCTCCTGGCATGTTCCGCTCCAGaatgttccccaccccccacccccgagcacGCTGCTGTCTGTGTGTCCTCGGGTGCGTGTTGGCCTGAAGGCTCGAATGCCTGAGCAACTCTGGCTCTATCCTGATGTGATCCGGCTCGGCTTTCTCCTGCCACTGGCTAGGCCCGCACCCCTGTTGTCTGTTCACGTGtgcacacgtacatacacacacacatgcacacacgcaccccaTGCTCTCTCACAGGCAGAGCTCAGGAGCCGACTCCACAACCGAAAGCCAAACCACGACAGTGAACTGTACCACCCATAAGCCATCTGGGTGGAGGGCGGCCAGCGGAGCCTGTTATGCAATTTCCTGCTTTGGTGTCTCAGACCCAGGAGACAGGATGCAGAATGCCGTTGGGTTGTTGCAATGTGGAAAACCCAGAGAAGAAATCAAATCCCCGATGCCCAGAGCGAATGGGGACCCCTTGTCCTCCGTGGCAATGCCAAGAGGGCCACCGGCAGCCCTGGAGGATGAGCCCGTAGTCTGCAGCCGACCAGGCAGCCCCTCCCCAAAGGGAGCGAGCCGGGCTCACTGTGGGCATCAGGGAACTGACTACTGCACAAAACCTtcggcgggggggtgggggttggagaaAGGCATTTCCTGCCTGGGGAGCCCGGGATGTACAGAGCCAAAGGCACAGGGCCTTCTTAGTAGTCACTGATACTTCCTGAGTAACAAACGTATGCCCTGTAGCAACAAGCCAGGATTGAGGATATACAGTGATAAGGGTTTGGGCTCCAGGGCCAGGGTTCAAACTCTGATCGACTCCGCCTCTTCCCAGCTGCGTGGTCTTGAGCAGCTTCTCGACTTCTGctgtccctcagtttcctcatctgtgaaatggggacccTAAGAACACCTGGGTTGTTAACACCTGGAAACCAAGGAGAACAGCGTGTGTTCACCGTGTCAGCTGGGAGGCAGCGACTTGGAGAATCCCCACTTTCCGTACAAGGTAAAGGGGGTTCAGAGGGGCTCAGTGTCATACCCGAACTCATGCAAATTGCTTGACTCCATGGTCCACCTTCAGGGCCCACACCCACTCGAGGACTTCTAGGCTCACCCACGTCCCGTCCTTTCGTAAGAAATTTCTCATTAGAAGAAAGTGTTTAGTATGAGGGCCCTGACTCCACGCCACCCCCTTTTGTCAGCCACTGGCCAAGGGCAAGGCACAGAGCCATGTTCTAGACTGACACTGTCCTGGCAGCCGTTTCTCCGTGTGAAGACAGGTTTGCAAGCCTGTGGGCATCTCATCACATGGGTTTCTACTGTTTGCCAAAAGCCAAGCTGCCTCCAAGTCCTGCCTCCACCTTAGGCCCGCTGCCCGGGGCACCAGCCAGGGATGCGTGAACAGTGACCCCCCCCTCCAAATACGCTCACTCCTGTGGCCGGAACACAAGGCCATCAACCCCCAAATGAACCACCACTTCAGAAATATCCAGATCCTAGCCAGGCctactttaaaattacattttatttctctttgtgaaTATtcgttgtttcttttttaaaaaggttaattttACATGTTCTTCAAGAGTCTCGTGCCTCCTGGTAAGTGCATTGGTTTGTTTTCACAGTACTCTCCACGACCACGGATGGTCCTTATTGCTGGAGGAGTGTGTCCACGCCAGGGGAGGGGGACACCAGAGGGATTGGGGACCCATGGGAGAAGCCTGGGGTCTGTGCTCCTGACAGGGAGGAGGCCCAGGGACCAGACCCCAGTGAAGCCCGGTGTCCTTGGGCGGGCCTGCAGCCTCTCCACGGTCTTTCCAGCCCCATCTTCAGAAAggccaggagggacagagagaaaggggagcaggagaggcgGGGTGAGTCAGGGAGCAAGGTGAGCTGGGGCCCAGGCATGCGGCAGGCCGGGGGAGGTAGTCGGAACAGCTTCGCCCCCTCCCAGTGGGCACAGCGCTGGTCCCTGGCAAGAGAGCTTGCTCActctcagcagggctgtgtttgAGGGACTCTGCCCCCAACATCTCAGGACCTCTCCTTAAACtgccctctcctgctcccactccctaGCGCAGTGAGAATCCCTTAGTGACGACCAAGCCCGGGACCCGAACTCTAGCTTCCTGACCCCTCGCCCAGGGCCCTTCCTCCTTTTTTAGTGCAAGAAAGACCTGAGTGCAGAGAAGGGCCGCTCCATTAGGAGGCCAGGTCCTATGCATGGCAGCAGGATGCTGTCAGCCtggcccctccctgtcccttccccagaGGTAGAGCTGGGACCCGTCATCCCCCTCACTCGAGGCTGTGGCCTCCTGGGTGACTGGGTCTCCGTACACACCAAGGGGAACAGGCAGTTTCCAGGGGGAAGGTCCTGGACCTGACAAAGGGGTTCCCCAAGCAGCACGCTGGTGCTGGCGACACAGGCATGTTTCCGGTCCAGTTGTCCCAGGATAGCTGCGGGCCCGCTGTCAGGAGCAGGGTGTGGGAGACAGACGGGACATTAAGCACCCCTGGAGTAAGTACAATCCCACGTGGGTAAAGGAGCAGAGCAAGGTGACCCACATCCTCCCACCTTGTCACTGGGACTCCTAACAAGTGGCTCATCTGCAgcagaaatgaattatttttcttttctgatggtTTCCTGTGCTTGGGTCTAAGTTTGAATGCAGGGCCAGGTGAAGTACTGTGGGGGTTGGCAAGCTTGAGGAAGGGGGCTTCTGTAgggtgtccccccacccctgtccttcAAGGCAGACATTACTAAGAAAGCTTGGGGTCGCTCAGGACCATCCTCGGGCTCTAGAAGACCCTGGACCCAAGGGATGGTGACCCTCCAGACTGGCCACACTGTCCCGACCAGCCTCCAGAGCGGCCCCAATGCCTGTCAACCACGGCTCCGTGTCACCCCCGCCAGCCTGAGGCCCTCGTTTGCTTCCTTGAGGATAAGCAGCGGGGGATGTCTGCTAATGGCCTCCCCGGCTTCCCTAGATCCAGGACCGCCTATCCTCGGGTGCCCCCCCGGGCAGCTTCCCCCCACTGCCAACACTGGCGCCCAGAGCCTGTCTGCAGCTTCTCCCAGAGCGCCTGGGAGGGGCATCCCCTGAGAAGGAGCCAGGAGGGAAGTTGCCTGCCTTTCTTACCTTCGAACTACATCTGGCTCAAGGTGGCTAGCCCTCCAGGCATTTGGGGCCAGTGTGGACAGAAAAGGAAGAGCCACACGACACTTAGATGTGCCTGAGGAGCCATCTGTGGCTGGGTGCTGAGGACTGAGATGGCGAGAACCCCCGGGGCTCaaccctccctctctgctcccaggtCCGCCCCAGGCAAGTTAAGGCTgccagaagagagaggagagaagcgGCCCCGGCAGATCCCCGCCGTGGGAGCGCACAGATACCTTCTCCACAGGTATGGGGAAGGCGGTTTCCACCCGAGCCTGAGAGAAGGGGCTCTTTAGGCGGTCGGTCTGGTTTCTGGTTTCGTTTCTGCTGAAACGAAAGAATGAGCAGCTGGTTTTAGGCCTCAATCTGTCCCCCTGCACCCTCCCTCACCTCTTGCAGAAGATGAACAGTCCAGTAGAAAAGAGATCCTGCtttctttgtctgttttgggctttttcctttaaattcagcTTAAGGCAAAAGTTTGGCAAAGCGAGTCTACGTAAGGCCGCGTGAGGGAGGACGACGAGGGGAGCTGCCACGGGGGCCGCCACTCACCAAGCAGCAGCAGCTGCCGGTCAGGGTCATGACCAGCTcggcctcctcctgcccctgaaCCTCTAAAagaggtgtttaaaaaaaaaaggagaagaagaactGAAAAAGCAGTTGTTTCGGGGAGTCTTGCAAGTGAATGACTGGAATTGCCAGGAAAGGAGACCCAAGGTGAAGGGGGGACGTGGGGTTGGGTGTCCCGGCCGGGCCTCCCCGTCCCCGAAAGGAAGCAGGTGCCaagagggctgggggaggccaTCCCGGGGCATTTGCACAGTGAGATCCGCCCGCTCGAAAAGGTAGAGTGGTTGTATTTTGCTGAATGACGGAAGAGTCCGTGTGGGTGTTGTTGGAGCAGCGTGATTATTCGAGTCTAGCCTAGCAGGGCACCCTGGCTGTTACCGGTGCTTGGGCGGGATCACCACCAGCGGCTGCCCGTACTTGGGCCGCCACATGAGGACCTGAGCGTCGTTGGCATTGGGCTTGACCAGGGCGCTGGGCGGTATCGGCTCGTTCTTGCTCAGGATTTTGGGCTGGTCCTGGGCGATGGGCTCCCGCAGCCTGGCGCGCTGGCCCAGGGGCCGGTTGGGGTTCACCTCGATGCTGAGCTGCATGCGCCAGTGCAGCGTCTGCAAAATGATCATGTCATTGGTCGAGGTGTTGGTGGCCACCAGCCACGTGGTGAAGCTCTGGTCCCGGTAGATGTTGGTCAGCTTGGCCACGTTGCTCTCACTGACGGGCACGGCCCACGTGACGCTGGGATAGAAGTTGTCGTTCATGCTGATGATGAACTTGGAGTCTCTCTTGGTGGGGCCCACAATGGTGCACGTCTCCGTGGTGTTGCCGTACCAGGGGTAGTTCACCCCGTCTGAGTCACTGATGGCCTCGATCTTGCCCTCCTGGAGGTCTGGGAGCTCCCAGCTGGACCTGAGGATAGGAAGGCCAGTTTACTTGATCAGCCACCCACGAGGCTGCATCcccagtggggttgggggggcagacGACACAGACATCCAGCATCATGTCTGGGCTCCCCCAGACACAGCCCCCTTCAAAGCCACATCCTGTTCTCCGGCATCATCTCAAATCAGTCATCACTACTGTTACTATAATAATAGCTCTCAGACGGAAGAAGACACCAGCCTGTCTCCTCCAGTGTGGCTGGGGGCCAGCGGCATCTGGGGAGCTCCCCCCCGACACTCATCAACAATCATGTCCATCCCACcagacagacaaagacagtaAAGCCAGGGCCGGGGGGGTGGGCTTTTCCCAGGCTGTGGGGCctggaacccaggcagcctgacttcATCCAGTGTTTCCACCTGAGCACCCGTAATTCCAAAGCTCAGGACACTCTGCACCCAGAATTTTGCACAACGGGTTACGCCAGCAGTGCCCTCCAGGATACAGTACTTTACAGCATGCACTcctgttcacagcagcatcattcacaatggccaaaaggtggaagaaaTCCACGTGTCCATCGACAGGAGAATCAATAACCAAAATGGGGTctgtccacacaatggaatattattcagccttaaaaaggaaggaagtgttGCAATATACTACAACATGGGTAAACCCTGAAGACATCGTGCTGAGTAAAATAAGGCAGACacgaaagataaatactgtatgattccatggATAGGAGGGCCCCAGGGTGATcgaattcatagaaacagaaagtagaacagtgatTGTCAGAGGGATGGAGGACAGTCGGCATTTCACGGGCGCAGAATTCCATCTGCAAACAGATGCGCAGTGGTGTGGATGTACTCAATGCCACTGAACTCAAAAATGGTAAAAACGGTCCATTTCGTTAGGTGTATCTTATCACCATAAAAAAATGCGTTACTCTATCCAAATGTGTCATTTAATGTTAGCAGTTAGCAAATTTGGGGCCACTCtgggagggatgaataggaatGCGATGTTattaattttcctgtttatttccttACCGTTTTGCGTTTATTCCATTGAAAAAGTCACAAATTAGGGTAACACCTGCATACTAGGCCACCTCCTGCCTGGGGCCTTGAGCTCATCAAACTCCCAGGGAACTGGGGCAGCGGCTCAGAGGACCTCGCATTTCTGAGGTCTCCACCAGTCCCCAAGAGCCACCAGGCCACAGCAGCCACGGGTGGGTGCTAGCAGGCATGAGCCTGCTGATCCGGCTCCCCTCGCAGGCGGGTACCAGGGGCCAGAGAAAGAGTTTAGGGTCCCTGTCCTGGATTTCTTAGGAGCCCGTGCCTTTGCCCTGCCTGTGCCTAGGTGCCCAGAATGCACCCACTCTGTCCTCTCACGGTGGCTGTACCTGCTCGCAAAGGGATTTTTCAAAGGCAGAAAATAGggtgcctgcttggctcagtcagttaaacatctgactgtTGACCTCAggttaggtcttgatctcagggtcatgagttcaagccccaagttgggctccacatggagcctactttCCTCTCACGGTGGCTGTACCTGCTCGCAAAGGGATTTTTCAAAGGCAGAAAATAGggtgcctgcttggctcagtcagttaaacatctgactgtTGACCTCAggttaggtcttgatctcagggtcatgagttcaagccccaagttgggctccacatggagcctacttaaataaataaataaataaataaataaataaataaataaataaataaataaaaataataaaaaggcagaaaGTAAACTTGCAAAAGGAACTTTGCTCTTCCATGGCCCCCTTTCAATGCCTAAGAGCCGGCTTGTTTTGAGGGAGTGGGACTCGGCACCAGCCTCAGGtttgcttccctcccccagcccccaaatgCCTGAGTCTTGGCTCAGTCACAGACAGGTGACAGTCCTCATGAGCTGGCAAACAGCCGTGTCTcatgtggaatattactcagaagCAAATCCCGGGACGTCTGCCTTCAAATCATCACAGGCCAGCACGGGCCGCCTCTGCTCCCCGAGGTCCCAGTCCCCGTCCCTCCCCCTCGtcaaggaggtgggagggaactCGGGTAAGGGCACAACTTCTGGGGGACACAGACCAGGCTGgatccagccccagcccagctacTGATTAAGTTACAAATCTCCaatcctctgttttctcatcgGTTAACTGTGGATAATCCTACCCACCTTGCAAGG
Coding sequences:
- the FAM78A gene encoding protein FAM78A, with translation MPSFLWDCWPSLEIRAVLCAMGCIQSIGGKARVFREGITVIDVKASIDPIPTSIDESSSVVLRYRTPHFRASAQVVMPPIPKKETWIVGWIQACSHMEFYNQYGEQGMSSWELPDLQEGKIEAISDSDGVNYPWYGNTTETCTIVGPTKRDSKFIISMNDNFYPSVTWAVPVSESNVAKLTNIYRDQSFTTWLVATNTSTNDMIILQTLHWRMQLSIEVNPNRPLGQRARLREPIAQDQPKILSKNEPIPPSALVKPNANDAQVLMWRPKYGQPLVVIPPKHR